Genomic segment of Methanobacterium spitsbergense:
CGGCGCATCGGTGGCTCTCATAGGGGTATTCATAATTATGTACTGGCCAAGGGGATAATATTCCATTTAATAGATCCAACAAGAATTAGTCAAGTAATCGATTTAATGAATTATAGGATCTTATTCAATCAATTAAAATTTATTCGGTGAAATCCAATAAATATTGTGCATTAATAAATTTTAAATTAATTATTTCAACAAAAATTTTTACATAAATAGACCATACATCATATTAAATATAAACAAATTCTTTATTGAATATGAAACATATCATTAGTTGGTAATTTTCCAGAACTATGATCATCTCATCATAATAAATTATGCTAAGAAAATTTTTTTAGGAAATAACTTTCTAATTCTAAAAGAAGTTCTAGATCTAAATTATTGTTAAATTAATTATATCAATAAAATTACAAAAAAATTGAAAAAACTTACTAAAATTTAATTGGGTAATCTAATGAATAAATTTGACGTAATAGTTGTTGGTGCAGGGCCTGTAGGCTCAACATTTGCCAGATATATTGCAAATGAAGGTTTTAAAGTAGTAATGTTAGAGAGGAAACGAGAAGTTGGTGTTCCCCTCCAGTGTGCAGGACTTTTAGGCAAAAAAATAAAGGATATTAATATCCTTCCAGACGAATACATCTTAAACGAGGTTTACGGCGCATATTTACATTCACCTTCAGATATTATATTAAAAGTTGGCCGAAAAGATCCAGAGGCATATGTAATCGATAGAGTAGGTTATGACAAATTTTTAGTAGAACAAGCAGTTGATGCAGGAGCAGAGCTTCTTTTAAACCATAGGGTAAAAGGTTTGGATGTAAAGACAGGAGAAGTTTGTGTTGGAAACAATTCTGATAAGATATTCCAAGGTGAAGTGATTGTTGGAGCTGATGGACATGCATCCCGAGTATCTGATGAATTCAACCCAAAATCAAAATCGGTAATGGCAGCGCAATATCTTTTAGACATGAAAAAAGATGTTTTTGATATAGATAATGTCAATCTTAACGTTAATTCAAATATATCTCCCGGATTTTTATGGATGATCCCGATTTCTAAATCAATGGCGAGAATAGGACTCTTTGCAAATAAAGATTATAATGGACTCAATGAAGTTTTAAAAGATTTTATTAATCATGATACATGTTATAAAAATGCTTCAATTTTAAAGAAGTATCAAGGATTCATACCGGTTTATAACTCTAAAAAGAAAATTGTAAAAGACAGAGCTATACTCTTGGGTGATGCAGCATCACAAGTAAAACCCACTACTGGTGGAGGCCTTATAATTGGATTTGAATGTGCTAAAATGGCAGCAAATACTGTTTCAAGGGCACTTCAAATGGAAGATATTAAAATTCTCAATGAATATGAATATGAATATAAAAAACGTTTTAAAAATGAGTTAAAAGTTCAAATAGAAGTTCAAAAGATTTTTGAATCACTTACAAATGAAGATCTTGACAAGATGTTTTTAAAACTTAAAGAAGGAAATGCAGAGGCTTTAATATCTGAATATGGGGATATGGACACCCAATCCACTCTTATAAAAGAAATGATAAAAAATAGGCTTCTGTTTTCCATTTTACCCAAATTGTTAACTCGGAGGATAGGAAGTTTATGGAAATAGTTTTAATATTGTCGCAGGAACATCAAACATTACCAAAAGCAGAGGTTGAAGCTGTTTTAAATGCTGAAAGTATACCATTCAGCTTTGAAAATCAGTACGAAGGTGTTTTGATTCTCAATGTACCAGATGAATATTCAAAATCTCTTAAGACCTTTGGTAAAAGGCTTTCATATACTCATGAAGTTTGTAAACTTTTAATAGAAACAGATAAAGTTCATTTAAACTCTGAAATTCAGACATATCCATGGAAAGATATCATAATAAAAGATTTTGCTGTTAGAGTAAAGCGAATGGATAAAGATGATAAGTTTGATACAACCGATGTTGAATGGGAGATAGGCGGCTTAATAAATAACAATATAGAAGGGGCCAAAGTAAATCTAAAAGATCCATCAAGCTTTTTGCGACTTATATACATTAATGGAAAGATTTTTGTAACTGAAAGACTATTTAAAATAGAAAAGAAGCATTTTTATAATCTTAAACCGCATAAAAGGCCTTTTTTTTATCCTGGATCTATGAGTCCAAAACTTGCAAGATGCATGGTTAATCTTACAGGAGTAAAGAAGGGAGACTTAGTTCTCGATCCATTCTGTGGAACAGGAGGAATTCTCTTAGAAGCAGGAATTATGGGTGCAAAGGTTATTGGTGTAGATATAGATGAAAAAATGGTGAATGGAACAATTAAAAATCTTAATTATTGTGGTGTAAAAGATTATCAGGTTTTTCAAGGTGATGCGAGGAAAATATGTTTGCATAATAAAGTTAAAGCTATTGCAACTGATCCTCCGTACGGTATTTCAGCATCAACTGGCGGTGAAGAAAGTCAAAATCTTTATGCCGAAGCTCTTGTTACAATGGCGGAAATACTCACAGATACAGGGAGGCTATGCATGGCAACACCTCACTACATGGATATAGAAGAGCTTATACAAGGTACAAACTTTGAAATAATAGAACAACACCATATAAGAATGCACAAAAGTTTAACTCGTGTTATATCTATCCTTAAAAAATCACTGAAAGAGGAAAGATAATCAAGACTTAGATCAAATTTGTTTATATAAATTAAAATTTTGTATTGAGCAAATTTTATAAATTATTTTATTAGATTCTTAAAGGCCATCTAGAATTGTAATTTAATTAAAATTTATTAACATTAAGCAATCTTTAAAACTTTGTTTAAGATTAAAGTGGAGGGGGACCCTTGAAAGCTAGAATATTTGACACAACACTTAGAGATGGAGAGCAAACTCCGGGAGTTTCTTTAACTCCGGATCAGAAGCTTAGGATAGCAATCAAGCTTGATGAGTTAGGGGTTAATGTTATAGAGGCAGGTTCCGCCATTACATCGGTGGGGGAAAGGGAAGGAATTAAAAAAATAGTTTCTGAAGATCTTTCAGCTGAAATATGCAGTTTTGCAAGGGCAGTTAAAGTTGATGTAGATGCAGCTCTAGAATGTGGAGTTGAAAGTGTTCATTTGGTTGTTCCAACATCTGATTTACATATAGAACATAAATTAAGGAAAACTCGAGAAGAAGTAAAAAGAACAGCAATTGAAGCTGCAGAATATGCTGTTGATCATGGTTTACTCGTTGAACTTTCAGCAGAAGATGCAACTCGAAGTGATTACAAATTTCTTAAACAAGTTCTAAGTGAAGGAATAGATGCTGGAGCTAAAAGAGTTTGTGCCTGTGACACAGTAGGAATGCTCACACCAGAAAGATCTTATGAATTTTACAAGGGTTTAACAGAATTAGGAGTGCCAGTTAGTGTTCATTGTCATAATGATTTTGGATTAGCCGTTGCAAATACTCTATCAGGACTTCGGGCCGGTGCAAGTCAGGCTCATGTAACAGTAAATGGAATTGGTGAAAGAGCTGGAAATGCTTCTCTTGAGGAGGTTGTAGTTTCCCTGAATTCTCTTTACAATATTAAAACAGATATTAATTTTAAAATGCTCTATGAAATGTCAAAAACAGTGGCAAGGATGACAGGAATATATCTTCAGCCAAACAAGGCCATAGTGGGTGAGAATGCATTTGCACACGAATCAGGAATACATGCAGATGGTGTTATTAAAAAGGCAGAAACATATGAACCAATAACTCCGGAGCTTGTTGGTCACAGACGAAGATTTGTTATGGGTAAACATGTGGGTTCTCATATTATCCGAAAGAGAATAAAAGAGATGGGATTAAGGGTAGATGATGTTAGATTTGAACAAATATTCGCAAGAATAAAAGCCCTTGGAGATATGGGAAAATGTGTAACAGATGTTGATCTTCAAGCAATTGCAGAAGATGCACTTGGAGTTCTAGCAGAAAAGCCAGTAGAACTTGAAGAGTTAACCATAGTCTCTGGAAACAAGGTCACCCCAACTGCATCGGTAAAAATCAATGTTGATGGTGTGGAAAAGGTTGAAGCTGGTGTTGGTGTTGGTCCGGTGGATGCAGCAATTGTTGCAGTTAGGAAAAGTGTAAAAGACATTGCAGACATACAGCTTGAAGAATATCATGTTGATGCCATAACAGGGGGAACTGATGCTCTGATTGATGTTGTTGTCAAACTCAAAAATGGTGATAATATAGTTAGCGCAAGAAGTACTCAGCCAGATATTATAATGGCCAGTGTAGAAGCAGTTTTAGGTGGAGTTAACAAAATAGTCAGCGATAAAATGATCAGAGAATCTGAAAATAAGGAATAATCTATTTTAATCAAACTATGATTATTATTCCTTTCCCGGTTTAGAACATAAAATCGCTGTTTATTCTAGATCAGCATAAAGAAGATATAATAAACAAGAGGATTTAATAATTTAATTATGAACTCTGCACCATCAAAAGGTAAGTTATCACATGTAAAAAGATTTTTCAGTGCCTTAGGAAGTCTTTTATCCACTTACATGGCAATTATACTTACAATAGGTTTTTTAGTACCTTGGATATTAGGAGCAATCAAGATACATAACTACAATGAAATAATTAGCTTTATTGAAGTTTTTGTGTTGGTTTCTGCAACATTATCCCTTTTAAGCTTCACATATATTATGGCACTTTCAGACATACATGAAAAGGTCAAAGATTCTATGATAAAATCTGGAGAATTGTTTTTCATGACAACTGTCCAGTTTATTGTAGGACTGTTTTTATTATTATTGATGGATTATTTTACTAACAGTTTCCTCAACATATCTAATATTAATTTAAATCTCGACTTGGCTGGAATTACTTCGATTGCAATATTTTTAATTCAGATAATTGTACTTTTAGAGTTGATATTTGCTGTATCAAAATTTTTCAAGGGAGTTATAGGAGTATATGTTTCATTTAGGTCAGAACATTTCAAAGAATCCATATTTTATATTTTATCATGGAGGGGTAGAAATGTTTGAAAACAACGATGAACTAGGATGTAATATACAGGTGGCCGGATTCAAAACTCATATAACAAATATTGGACAGGTTATGGCTGATTTAAAACAATTTGACAATTGTATTATCCAACTCATGGATGCAGAGGGAATAGCTGGCAGAGAACATGCAATACATGCTACAATACATGCTATCAATGCATTTTCAAGAAAAGAAAACATTGCAAATGATTTGGGTCTAGAGATTTGTGTGAGAATGTCTGGTCAAAGGCAGATCTCGCAAGCCTTAAAAACACTAGGAATTAAAAACGGAGATGTGACTGTTTGTGTAATAGCAGTTGATTGTAACGCTGATGTCATGGATAAATTAACAGATATTCTTGATGAGAGAGACGATAAAGTTCTTGAACCTGATGAAGATAAGTTAAAAACCATGTATCATATTTCAGATATTGAAGCTGAAACTGCAGGAAGCATTAAAAAACTTTTAATGGAAAAAACTGCTCTTTTGATACTTGAAACTTGAATTAAAAGAAATTATATTTTTAATTTAGAGTTTTTAATATTTTTACTATCTCATCAAGATTTTCATGTGTCATGCACTTCACATCAAGATTTTTTATTTCAATGCATAATGCATTCATTTTCACCCTGTTGTAATTAGGGCATACAGTTATTATACTGCCTCCATTCACATTGAATCTATTTCTTAATTGATAACTTAATCTTTTAGGATGTTCATCAGGGATTATAATGTTTAATCCCGATTTGTCCCCATATAATACTTCCCTAAACTCCATTATTTCTGACTTTAAAAAGTTACAAACTTCTAATGTTTTAGAAAGTATGTAAGGTGCATTTTTTATCTCTGATGCAATACCTGCACATGTTACTGGATCTGCCTTAAAACTTTTTAAAATATTTTTAGCTGAATTAATTAAATTTATATCGTTAGTTGAAATGAAACCACCATTCCCAACATTAACTGTTTTGGGAGATCCAGTAGATGCAACAATCACATGAGCATGTTTGCCATTTCCAAGCATTCCACTTTCATCTCCAATTCCACCGGATGCATCTTCAACTAAAACAACCCCCATATCTTCACAAATCTTGTAAATATTTTTTATAGGTTGTTCTGCTGAATATCCTGCAAAACTGGTTATGAAAAGAGCTTCAGGATTAAATTTTTCTATTAAACATTCCAATTCATTTACTTCTACAATGCCAAGTTCTGTTGGAATTGGAATTGCTTTAATACCAAGAAATTCAGCCATTTTTTTGAAACCTATCCAGCCACCTTGATCAGGAATCATGATCCTATCTTTAAATGTACTCATTACTGAGAGAATGGCAGAATTGCCACTGTTCACAATTTTAACTTGATCATGTCTGGTGAATTTTTTTACACCCTCTTCTGCACTTTCTATTTCTTCATATCTACTGCCAGGGATATGTTTCAGATTGAGAGCTGATTTGCTCATGGCATTTCTTGTTTCAAATGAAGGTCGTCTGTAAAATAAATCCATAATATCCTCTTTTAAGTTGGTATAAAACTGTCTAAAGTAGTTTGTCTAGATTGTAAAAGTTCTTTTAAAAGGTCACTTTGTTTTACAAATTTTTGCATTGGGAGTTTGAGTTTGGTTGATATGTAGGAAAGAGCTGTTTTCATGTCCTCAAATTCAAGTGGTTTTTGATTCATAGCATTTCTAACATTTTCACGAACATTAAAAACTCCAAGGGGCACATAACCATTATATGCTTCTCTTAAAACTATTGCTCCTGCCTGTTTTCCTTCACGAGCAAGAGATTCAAGCACTGCCATTTTACATGTGTAGTAACATCCTCCAACTCTTGAATAACCTTTTTTTCCAGTGTTTCCTTCGTAGTCGGAAAATATTAATTCTTCACTTCCAAGAACATGTAAAAATGCTTCCATCCATTCGTATTGCCATTCTGTAGGGAGTAGAAGAATTGCATAATAATTGTTAAGACTTGAAAATTCATATACACGATGTGTATCAAGAACATCATTATAACGGACATTTTTCAGTAGACGATCACCTATAGTGCTGTCACATGCAGTTATTGACCATCTTGTTGGTACAAGTTTTCTTCTTTTACCAACTCCCATTGCACCTACTGAAAATGCTTTCTGTATGTTTGAAAATGGTATTCCCTTATTATTAAGGTCTAATACAGCATCGGCAGCCTTAAGATCACTATCATAGAAAACTTTCTCAAGCTCATGATCCCATTTTACATTATCAATGTCAAACTTTTGTATAAGTGCGCTTGGGCCATGAGGGGTGTGTTCATCACTGAAAGAGGTACCTCTTGGTTTTTTACTGAATTCTGCTTCACTTCCTATTGAGCTATCAGCAAGAGATATTTCTTGAAGTTTTTCAATAAAATTATTTTCCAGGTCTTTAATACCAACTATTTGTTTCCCACGCACTAGATTCAATCTGTAACCTATTATATCCTCTTGACTTTTGTCTTGTGGGATCCAAGATTCTGGCATGTCCATGATGGTGGTGTCACCTGAAAGCGGTGCTATCATTGGTCCTGCATATACTTTGGGATAGTTCCAACTACCAATAAAAACAGATGGTGGTGTGCTCCCATCAATCTCCTTACCAACATCCACTGAATGCATTTTTATCCTAGAAGTCAGTTTTTTGAGGTAAGCTGTTTTGCCGTTTATCATAATTATCTAATAAACTATTCAACTACAAACTTAATAAGATCGATGAGAGCATTTGAGCAGTAACAAAAAATTTTGTTTTTATTTTGATTAAATAAATAATATATTTCTAAATAAAAATCTTTTAAATTTATCTTTTGACTAACTTTAAGGATGCAGAATTCATGCAATATCGCAATCCTGTTGGTTTGGGTCCGTCGTCGAAAACATGTCCTAAATGTGCATCACAGCGGGCGCATAGTGATTCAGTTCTTATCATACCATAGTTTCTATCCTTATGTTCTTTGATATTTTCATCAGCTATGGGTTGCCAGAAGCTTGGCCATCCAGTTCCGGAGTCAAACTTAGTATTCGAATCAAACAGATCCGTTCCACAACAAATACACTCATATATTCCATCCTCGTGACAGTCGTGATATTTGCCTGTAAACGCAAGTTCTGTCCCCTGGTGTCTTGCAACATTATAGGATTCTTTGCTCAATATTTTTTTCCATTCTTCGTCGGTTTTTTTTATTTTCTCAACCAGTTCTACCTTACCAGTTTTTACAGAGTAGATTGGTATAAGTGAATCTTCCTTTGAATTGGTTGTCATGATAATTTATATGATCAACCAAAACTAAATAATTCACTGTTTAAGAACTTAAAAAGAAAAAGTAAATAAAAAAAAGGTTAATTTTTTTAGGCAAATTCAATTGTACTAGGAGGTTTGTCACTTACAGAAAGTGAAACATGTGTTACTTCGGGTATTTCAGCTGTTATTCTCTGAGATATTGTTTTTACCATACTCCATGGGAGTTCAGGTACATTTGCAGTCATTGCATCGATTGATTCAACCATTCGAAGCACTACCAAATAACCAAAATCCCTTATGTCTCCTTTAACTCCCGTAACTTTTGTATCAGTTAAAACAGCAAAGTACTGCCATAAAGTTGCATCAAGACCTTCTTTTTTAACTTCTTCCTCTACAATTGCATTGGCTTTTCTACAAATGCTTATTTTTTCAGGAGTCAATATGCCTACTACCCTTACTGCAAGCCCAGGACCAGGATATGGTTGTCTGTTAACCATTTCATCAGGAAGACCCATTTTACTTCCTATTACTCTAACTTCGTCTTTATAAAGTTCTCTTATTGGTTCAACAATCTCCAGTACTAATCCATGTGGAAGTGCTATATTGTGATGCGATTTTATTTGTCCATCACTTTCTATCCAGTCTGGTGCTATTGTGCCTTGTACAAGAAATTCAGCACCTTCTTCTTCTGCAACCCTTTCAAAAACTCTTATAAATAATTCACCAATGATCTTTCTCTTTTCTTCAGGATCAGAAACACCATCAAGTCTGTTTAAAAATTCTTCCTCTGCATTAATAGTTCTCAAATTGAGTCGGTCATTAAATGTTTTATTAACATAATCTGATTCTCCTTCTCTTAAAAGCCCGTGATCAACAAATACGGCAATTAAATTATCTCCAATAGCTGTTGAAGTTAATACTGATGCTACTGAGCTGTCAACACCGCCAGATAGTGCTATTATGGCTTTTTTATCGCCTATTATATTTTTTATTTCTTGAATTGATTCATTTATAAAATCAGATGGATCTAACATGTTTTCACCTTGAACAATATGAAATTATGTTTATCATAACAACTATAAAATCTATTTCTTATTTTTACATTGTATGATTCAATTATTTTTACTTGTATTAATTAAATGTTAATAAATGATGACAAATAAATATTATTTTATTATGGGGATAACGTATGGCTCATGATAATTTATTGCAAAAGCTGTTTAGAAATCAAACAAATAAAACTTGGGTTCAATTTTTAAGATATATTTTAGTAGGATGGATAGTTTTTATTATTGATTTTGGTTCCCTATTTTTTCTAACTGAAGTTTTTGGGATTTATTACCTCATTTCAGCTGCTTTAGCCTTTACACTGGGATTAATTGCCAATTATTTCTTGAGTATTGGCTGGGTTTTTAATATAAGAATTCAAACAAAAAAACACTTTGAATTCGGGGTTTTTGCGTTAATTGGAATAATTGGTCTCTTTTTTAATGAAGTTTTGATATGGGTTTTAACTGAGGATCAAGGGATTAACTATCTGATTTCAAAGATATTTACATCAATATTAATTCTGTTCTGGAATTTTTATGCAAGGAAATTTATTTTATTTAGTTGATTCATGATAAATAATTAAATTTAGATATTCAAACTTTGTAAAAATTAATTAGTTTAATGATTTTTTTTCATTATATTCCTTACAAGTTTCATAGAAGTTTTCGAATATCTTTCCTCCATTTTCAGTGTGATGAACTTCAGGATGGAACTGTATTCCATAAATAGGTTTGGTTTCGTGTTTCATGGCTTCAACACCACATATTGATGATGTTGCAAGAACTTTGAAGTTTTCAGGTGGTTTAATTACTTCATCTTTGTGAGATGCCCATACATCTGCACTTTTTCCAAAACCCTTTAATATATCGTTTTCATCAAGTATATTTATTTTAATCTGAGCATAACTTTCAATACCTGCTGCACCTATTTCTCCACCAAATGCTTTGGCAATAATTTGATGGCCAAGACATATGCCTAAAATTGGATAATCAAGTTCTTCAACATAACTCAAGGAGTTTCCGGCTCTTTCGATCGAAGGTCCACCACCGAGAATAAGTCCGAGGGGATTTTTTTCCTTTACTTCTTCAAGTGATGTTGAATTTGGAATTATCTCTGAAGGAATCTTAAGATAATGGAGACTTCTATAAATTCTATGATTGTACTGCCCAAGATTATTAACAACAAGTATTTTCATTTATTATACTCCTTAATTATGGTTTTAAATATATTAAAAGCAGATTTTCTAGTTTATAACTGCTTAATTTGAATTAGCTTAAATCTTAATATTGGAAATCTATTTATGATCCCGAACTAACAATAAAAACATGGAATTTAGTGATCTAGTTTATATAATAATAGCTCTTTTAGTGGCAGCTGTTTTGTTCTATATCTTCATATGGTTAGTGCCAATTATAATAGTATTAATCATAGCTTATGTAATATATATCTTTTTGAAGGGACCTACAGATAGTTACTGAAGGATCAAAAAAACAGATTATAAGAACATTCTTTTTATTTTTTAGTTCTAAAAAATTATTTATCCTGTTTAAGGTAAACCATCTATTAGGAGAATATATATGAGAAAGGACAGTGAATTTACAGGAATAACCGAGAATCTTTTAGCATTCCGAGAAGAGGTAAAGGATGCTAAAAAAATAACATTCATTGGTATGCCTGGGGTATGTAGTCCTTTTGCTCTGCTTTTTGCCTTTGTTGTTAAGGAAAAGGAATCAATTTTTATAACTGGTACAGATTTAACTAGTGCCAAAAAAATTATCCCTTCTGATCAAGGTATGCGGTTTGGTGAATTAGCAGATCCTCATGCTGATGTTGTTGCTCTTTTGGGAGGGTTAGCTATGCCAAAATCCAAAGTTAAAGCTGAAGACATTCAAAAAATTCTTGATGTTGTTCTTGAAGATAATGGAAAATTAATGGGACTTTGTTATATGGATGTATTTCGAGAGTCTGGATGGCATGAAATATTAGACTTTGACTGTATAATTAACGGGACATTAACAGGTTTTATTTTAAGAAAATAATTCGGTGGAGGGGGTATATTTGGATCTAGAGTCAATTGGTATGAAAAAGGGATTATTATATGAAACAATTTTAACAACGAGGAATGATGATGGAACTCCCAATGCTGCACCTATAGGGGTGATATGTAAGGATAATAAAGAAGTTGTTTTGTATCTTCACCAAGGATCCTGTACTGTTCATAACATAAAGAAAAATCAAAGTTTCATTGTGAATATATTGAAGGATCCAATGGTTTTTGTAGAATCTACTATGGGTGATTTGTCTGAAAAATATTTTGAGCAGTATGAAAATGAATTTTATATTAAAAATACAGACGCATTTTTTTTGGCTAATGTTACAAGTTTGAAGGATGTTGAAAGGGAAGATAATTTTGGAATTTCTGTAATAACTGTTTTAAGGGCTGAAACTTCCTATATAATCAAGAAAAAAGAATGTGTTGAACCATTAAACAGGGCAATATATGGAATAATCGAAGGACTAGTTTATTTAACAAGAATGGAAATGGTTTCTGGGGACATGGAGAAACTTTATCGTCATAGAATGAGTGAAATTTCTAGGATAGTAAACAAAGTTGGTGGAGAAGAACATAAAAATGCAATGAAAAAAATTTCAGAGGCTTTCAAAAAATACGATTAATATAATTGTTAAATACCCTAATAATAGATTTAATAAGATTAAACCATTATTTCTGGATCAGATCAATAAAATCAAACTTTTCAACATCAAAAAGACCAATATCACTTATTTTAAGTTTTGGAATTACAAGTAGTGCCATAAAAGATAACGACATGAATGGAGATTGTAGTTTTGAGCCCATATTTTTAACGGCATGATGCAATATCATCAAATCTGATGAAACATCTCTAACATTTTTGTAACTCATTAATCCTGCTACAGGAAGTTCCAATGAATAAATCCCCTCCTTTGAAACTGCTGCTAGCCCTCCTTTATTTTTAAGGACAGTATTAACAGTTTTTGCCATATACTGGCTGTTTGTTCCTACAGTTATAATATTGTGTGAATCATGGGCAACACTTGATGCAATAGCACCTTCTTTAATACCAAAACCCTTTATAAATGCATTAAAAACCCGTTCATGACCATAACGTTCTACAACTGCAATTTTTAGTATATCCTTATCAACATTTGTTTCTAATTTTCCATCTATTATTTTTAAATTAGCTAAAAATTCTTCGGTAATTAGCTGGCCCTCGAGAACTTCCATAACCCTCACAGTTTCACTAGATCCTTTACCCATAATATTAAAGTCTGAAGAATTTTTTGGTTTTAATTTAAACGTGCTTGGAATTTCAATTGGTTTCACATTAAAATGAGGTTTTCCATCCTTTGCAACCAGTTTTCCATCTATAATAACCTTTTCTATATTCAATTCTTCAATACTATCTACTAAAATCATGTCTGCAGCTTTTCCCGGAATTAAATTTCCGTTGTTTAATTTATAATGCTCTGCAGGATTGATTGTCACCATTTTAATAGCATCAATGGGATCTATCCCATATTCAATAGCTCTTTTGATCATTTCATTTATATGTCCATTTAAAAGGTCTTCAGGATGTTTATCATCAGAAACAATAAAATCTCCCCCTGCAGTAGCAAGATCTTTAAGATTCTTGGCTGAAGAACCTTCCCTAAGCATTATTTTCATGCCAAGTCTTCTTTTTTCAGCTACTTCATCAACATTAGTACATTCATGGTCTGTTGATATTCCTGAAATAATATATTTACAGAGTTCAGGGCCTGATAAAAGTGGGGCATGGCCATCAATGGGCTTTTTTAATTTTTTTGCAACTTCTAATTTATTTATTACTTCAGGATTATCTTCTAATACTCCTGGAAAGTTCATCATCTCTCCAAGTGCAACTACATTATCATTTTTAAGTAATAATTCTATTTCTTCTGTAGAAATCACTGCTCCAGATGTTTCAAACAATGTTGCGGGAACACAGGAAGGTGCAGTTAAGAACATTTTAAGTGGAACAGAAGAAGCATCATTTAACATGTAATTTATGCCCTTAATCCCCATTACATTAGCTATTTCATGGGGATCAGATACAACAGATGTTGTTCCATATGGAACTACTGCTTCTGCAAATCTTGAAGGTGTTAACATAGAACTTTCTATGTGTATATGTGAATCAATAAAACCCGGTAAAATTAAACTCTTAAAATCCTCATCAACAG
This window contains:
- a CDS encoding Nre family DNA repair protein, yielding MINGKTAYLKKLTSRIKMHSVDVGKEIDGSTPPSVFIGSWNYPKVYAGPMIAPLSGDTTIMDMPESWIPQDKSQEDIIGYRLNLVRGKQIVGIKDLENNFIEKLQEISLADSSIGSEAEFSKKPRGTSFSDEHTPHGPSALIQKFDIDNVKWDHELEKVFYDSDLKAADAVLDLNNKGIPFSNIQKAFSVGAMGVGKRRKLVPTRWSITACDSTIGDRLLKNVRYNDVLDTHRVYEFSSLNNYYAILLLPTEWQYEWMEAFLHVLGSEELIFSDYEGNTGKKGYSRVGGCYYTCKMAVLESLAREGKQAGAIVLREAYNGYVPLGVFNVRENVRNAMNQKPLEFEDMKTALSYISTKLKLPMQKFVKQSDLLKELLQSRQTTLDSFIPT
- a CDS encoding DegT/DnrJ/EryC1/StrS family aminotransferase; the encoded protein is MDLFYRRPSFETRNAMSKSALNLKHIPGSRYEEIESAEEGVKKFTRHDQVKIVNSGNSAILSVMSTFKDRIMIPDQGGWIGFKKMAEFLGIKAIPIPTELGIVEVNELECLIEKFNPEALFITSFAGYSAEQPIKNIYKICEDMGVVLVEDASGGIGDESGMLGNGKHAHVIVASTGSPKTVNVGNGGFISTNDINLINSAKNILKSFKADPVTCAGIASEIKNAPYILSKTLEVCNFLKSEIMEFREVLYGDKSGLNIIIPDEHPKRLSYQLRNRFNVNGGSIITVCPNYNRVKMNALCIEIKNLDVKCMTHENLDEIVKILKTLN
- a CDS encoding (R)-citramalate synthase, giving the protein MKARIFDTTLRDGEQTPGVSLTPDQKLRIAIKLDELGVNVIEAGSAITSVGEREGIKKIVSEDLSAEICSFARAVKVDVDAALECGVESVHLVVPTSDLHIEHKLRKTREEVKRTAIEAAEYAVDHGLLVELSAEDATRSDYKFLKQVLSEGIDAGAKRVCACDTVGMLTPERSYEFYKGLTELGVPVSVHCHNDFGLAVANTLSGLRAGASQAHVTVNGIGERAGNASLEEVVVSLNSLYNIKTDINFKMLYEMSKTVARMTGIYLQPNKAIVGENAFAHESGIHADGVIKKAETYEPITPELVGHRRRFVMGKHVGSHIIRKRIKEMGLRVDDVRFEQIFARIKALGDMGKCVTDVDLQAIAEDALGVLAEKPVELEELTIVSGNKVTPTASVKINVDGVEKVEAGVGVGPVDAAIVAVRKSVKDIADIQLEEYHVDAITGGTDALIDVVVKLKNGDNIVSARSTQPDIIMASVEAVLGGVNKIVSDKMIRESENKE
- a CDS encoding TIGR01177 family methyltransferase translates to MEIVLILSQEHQTLPKAEVEAVLNAESIPFSFENQYEGVLILNVPDEYSKSLKTFGKRLSYTHEVCKLLIETDKVHLNSEIQTYPWKDIIIKDFAVRVKRMDKDDKFDTTDVEWEIGGLINNNIEGAKVNLKDPSSFLRLIYINGKIFVTERLFKIEKKHFYNLKPHKRPFFYPGSMSPKLARCMVNLTGVKKGDLVLDPFCGTGGILLEAGIMGAKVIGVDIDEKMVNGTIKNLNYCGVKDYQVFQGDARKICLHNKVKAIATDPPYGISASTGGEESQNLYAEALVTMAEILTDTGRLCMATPHYMDIEELIQGTNFEIIEQHHIRMHKSLTRVISILKKSLKEER
- the cgi121 gene encoding KEOPS complex subunit Cgi121 produces the protein MFENNDELGCNIQVAGFKTHITNIGQVMADLKQFDNCIIQLMDAEGIAGREHAIHATIHAINAFSRKENIANDLGLEICVRMSGQRQISQALKTLGIKNGDVTVCVIAVDCNADVMDKLTDILDERDDKVLEPDEDKLKTMYHISDIEAETAGSIKKLLMEKTALLILET
- a CDS encoding NAD(P)/FAD-dependent oxidoreductase; this translates as MNKFDVIVVGAGPVGSTFARYIANEGFKVVMLERKREVGVPLQCAGLLGKKIKDINILPDEYILNEVYGAYLHSPSDIILKVGRKDPEAYVIDRVGYDKFLVEQAVDAGAELLLNHRVKGLDVKTGEVCVGNNSDKIFQGEVIVGADGHASRVSDEFNPKSKSVMAAQYLLDMKKDVFDIDNVNLNVNSNISPGFLWMIPISKSMARIGLFANKDYNGLNEVLKDFINHDTCYKNASILKKYQGFIPVYNSKKKIVKDRAILLGDAASQVKPTTGGGLIIGFECAKMAANTVSRALQMEDIKILNEYEYEYKKRFKNELKVQIEVQKIFESLTNEDLDKMFLKLKEGNAEALISEYGDMDTQSTLIKEMIKNRLLFSILPKLLTRRIGSLWK